Proteins from a single region of Corvus moneduloides isolate bCorMon1 chromosome 19, bCorMon1.pri, whole genome shotgun sequence:
- the LOC116453316 gene encoding myosin-1B-like isoform X1 — protein sequence MSSDAEMAVFGEAAPYLRKSEKERIEAQNKPFDAKSSVFVVHAKESFVKGTVTSRESGKVTVKTEAGETLTVKEDQIFAMNPPKYDKIEDMAMMTHLHEPAVLYNLKERYAAWMIYTYSGLFCVTVNPYKWLPVYNPEVVLAYRGKKRQEAPPHIFSISDNAYQFMLTDRENQSILITGESGAGKTVNTKRVIQYFATIAASGDKKKEEKTSGKMQGTLEDQIISANPLLEAFGNAKTVRNDNSSRFGKFIRIHFGATGKLASADIETYLLEKSRVTFQLKAERSYHIFYQITSNKKPELIDMLLITTNPYDYQFVSQGEITVPSINDQEELLATDSAIDILGFTPDEKTAIYKLTGAVMHYGNLKFKQKQREEQAEPDGTEVADKAAYLMGLNSADLLKALCYPRVKVGNEYVTKGQTVQQVYNAVGALAKAVYEKMFLWMVIRINEQLDTKQPRQYFIGVLDIAGFEIFDFNSLEQLCINFTNEKLQQFFNHHMFVLEQEEYKKEGIEWTFIDFGMDLAACIELIEKPMGIFSILEEECMFPKATDTSFKNKLYDQHLGKSNNFQKPKPGKGKAEAHFSLVHYAGTVDYNITGWLEKNKDPLNETVIGLYQKSSVKTLALLFASAGGEAEASGGGGGKKGGKKKGSSFQTVSALFRENLNKLMTNLRSTHPHFVRCIIPNETKTPGKMLKQKDPCSDTSIPLCTATCAIHLCSALPGAMEHELVLHQLRCNGVLEGIRICRKGFPSRVLYADFKQRYKVLNASAIPEGQFIDSKKASEKLLGSIDVDHTQYKFGHTKVFFKAGLIGLLEEMRDEKLAQLITRTQARCRGFLMRVEYRRMVERRESIFCIQYNIRAFMNVKHWPWMKLFFKIKPLLKSAESEKEMANMKEEFEKTKEELAKSEAKRKELEEKMASLMKEKNDLQLQVQAEADALADAEERCDQLIKTKIQLEAKVKEVTERAEDEEEINAELTAKKRKLEDECSELKKDIDDLELTLAKVEKEKHATENKVKNLTEEMAALDETIAKLTKEKKALQEAHQQTLDDLQAEEDKVNTLTKAKTKLEQQVDDLEGSLEQEKKLRMDLERAKRKLEGDLKLAQDSIMDLENDKQQLEEKLKKKDFEISQIQSKTEDEQALGMQLQKKIKELQARIEELEEEIEAERTSRAKAEKHRADLSRELEEISERLEEAGGATAAQIDMNKKREAEFQKMRRDLEEATLQHEATAAALRKKHADSTAELGEQIDNLQRVKQKLEKEKSELKMEIDDLASNMESVSKAKANLEKMCRTLEDQLSEIKTKEEEHQRMINDLNAQRARLQTESGEYSRQVEEKDALISQLSRGKQAFTQQIEELKRHLEEEIKAKNALAHALQSARHDCDLLREQYEEEQEAKGELQRAMSKANSEVAQWRTKYETDAIQRTEELEEAKKKLAQRLQDAEEHVEAVNAKCASLEKTKQRLQNEVEDLMIDVERSNAACAALDKKQKNFDKILAEWKQKYEETQAELEASQKESRSLSTELFKMKNAYEESLDHLETMKRENKNLQQEISDLTEQIAEQGKAIHELEKVKKQIEQEKSEIQAALEEAEASLEHEEGKILRLQLELNQVKSEIDRKIAEKDEEIDQMKRNHLRIVDSMQSTLDAEIRSRNEALRLKKKMEGDLNEMEIQLSHANRVAAEAQKNLRNTQAVLKDTQIHLDDALRTQEDLKEQVAMVERRANLLQAEVEELRAALEQTERSRKLAEQELLDATERAQLLHTQNTSLINTKKKLETDIAQIQGEMEDTIQEARNAEEKAKKAITDAAMMAEELKKEQDTSAHLERMKKNLDQTVKDLQHRLEEAEQLALKGGKKQIQKLEARVRELEGEVDAEQKRSAEAVKGVRKYERRVKELTYQSEEDRKNVLRLQDLVDKLQMKVKSYKRQAEEAEELSNVNLSKFRKIQHELEEAEERADIAESQVNKLRVKSREFHSKKIGEEE from the exons ATGTCGTCAGACGCCGAGATGGCCGTCTTTGGGGAGGCGGCTCCTTACCTCCGAAAGTCAGAGAAGGAGAGAATTGAGGCCCAGAACAAACCTTTTGATGCCAAGTCATCTGTCTTTGTGGTACATGCAAAAGAATCCTTTGTGAAAGGGACAGTCACAAGCAGGGAATCAGGCAAAGTCACTGTCAAGACTGAAGCAGGCGAG ACCCTGACTGTGAAGGAAGATCAAATCTTCGCCATGAACCCTCCCAAGTACGATAAAATCGAGGACATGGCCATGATGACCCACCTCCACGAACCCGCTGTGCTGTACAACCTCAAAGAGCGTTACGCAGCCTGGATGATCTAC ACCTACTCGGGTCTCTTCTGCGTCACCGTCAACCCCTACAAGTGGCTGCCGGTGTACAACCCGGAGGTGGTGTTGGCCTACCGAGGCAAGAAGCGCCAGGAGGCCCCTCCACACATCTTCTCCATCTCTGACAATGCCTATCAGTTCATGCTGACTG ATCGGGAGAACCAGTCCATCCTGATCAC CGGAGAATCCGGTGCCGGGAAGACTGTGAACACAAAGCGTGTCATCCAGTACTTTGCAACAATTGCAGCCAGTGGGGacaagaagaaggaagagaagacaTCAGGCAAAATGCAG ggaaCACTTGAGGATCAAATCATCAGCGCCAACCCACTGCTGGAGGCCTTTGGAAACGCCAAGACCGTGAGGAACGACAACTCCTCACGCTTT GGCAAATTCATCAGAATCCACTTTGGGGCCACAGGCAAACTGGCTTCTGCTGACATTGAAACAT ATTTGCTGGAGAAGTCCAGAGTCACTTTCCAGCTCAAGGCAGAAAGAAGCTACCACATCTTTTATCAGATCACATCCAACAAGAAGCCAGAGCTAATTG ACATGCTTCTCATCACCACCAACCCATATGACTACCAATTTGTGAGCCAAGGAGAGATCACAGTTCCCAGCATTAACGACCAGGAGGAGCTGTTGGCTACAGAT AGTGCCATTGACATCCTGGGCTTCACTCCAGATGAGAAAACAGCCATCTACAAGCTGACAGGGGCTGTCATGCACTATGGGAACCTAAAATTCAAGCAGAAGCAGCgtgaggagcaggcagagcctgaCGGCACCGAAG TTGCCGACAAGGCTGCCTACCTGATGGGTCTGAACTCAGCAGACCTGCTCAAGGCCCTCTGCTACCCCCGAGTCAAGGTGGGGAATGAATATGTGACCAAGGGCCAGACTGTGCAGCAG GTATACAATGCAGTGGGTGCCCTGGCAAAGGCTGTCTATGAGAAGATGTTCCTGTGGATGGTTATTCGCATCAATGAACAGCTGGATACGAAGCAGCCCAGGCAGTACTTCATTGGTGTCCTGGACATTGCCGGCTTTGAGATCTTTGAT TTCaacagcctggagcagctgtgcatcAACTTCACCAATGAGAAACTGCAACAGTTCTTCAACCACCACATGTtcgtgctggagcaggaggagtaCAAGAAGGAGGGAATTGAATGGACATTCATTGACTTTGGGATGGACCTGGCTGCCTGCATTGAGCTCATTGAGAAG cccATGGGCATCTTCTCCATCCTGGAAGAGGAGTGCATGTTCCCCAAGGCAACTGACACCTCTTTCAAGAACAAGCTCTATGACCAGCACCTGGGCAAGTCCAACAACTTCCAGAAGCCCAAGCCTGGCAAAGGCAAGGCTGAAGCCCACTTCTCCCTGGTGCACTATGCTGGCACAGTGGACTACAACATCACTGGCTGGCTGGAGAAGAACAAGGACCCTCTGAATGAAACTGTCATTGGGCTGTACCAGAAATCATCTGTGAAGACCCTGGCTTTACTCTTTGCCTCTGCTGGAGGAGAGGCAG AGGCtagtggtggtggtggcggcAAGAAGGGAGGCAAGAAGAAGGGTTCTTCTTTCCAGACCGTCTCAGCTCTTTTCCGG GAGAACCTGAACAAGCTGATGACCAATCTGCGGAGCACTCACCCCCATTTTGTGCGCTGTATCATCCCCAATGAGACTAAAACACCTGGTAAGATGCTCAAGCAGAAAGATCCTTGCTCGGATACATCCATTCCCCTCTGCACTGCAACCTGTGCCATTCATTTGTGCTCTGCACTGCCAGGTGCCATGGAGCACGAGCTGGTGCTGCATCAGCTGCGCTGTAACGGCGTGCTGGAAGGGATCAGGATTTGCAGGAAAGGGTTCCCCAGCAGAGTCCTCTATGCTGACTTCAAACAGAG ATACAAGGTGCTTAATGCCAGCGCCATCCCCGAGGGACAGTTCATCGATAGCAAGAAGGCTTCTGAGAAGCTCCTTGGCTCAATCGATGTGGACCACACTCAGTACAAATTTGGACACACCAAG GTGTTCTTCAAAGCTGGGCTAATAGGGCtcctggaggagatgagggatgAGAAGCTGGCACAGCTCATCACCCGCACCCAGGCCAGGTGCAGGGGCTTCCTGATGAGGGTGGAGTACCGGAGAATGGTGGAGCGGAG GGAATCCATCTTCTGCATCCAGTACAACATTCGTGCATTCATGAATGTCAAACACTGGCCATGGATGAAGCTGTTCTTCAAGATCAAGCCCTTGCTGAAGAGTGCAGAGTCTGAGAAGGAAATGGCCAACATGAAGGAAGAGTTTGAGAAAACCAAGGAAGAGCTTGCAAAGTCTGAGGCAAAGcggaaggagctggaggagaaaatggCATCTctaatgaaggagaaaaatgaccTGCAGCTCCAAGTACAGGCT GAAGCAGATGCCTTGGCTGATGCTGAGGAAAGATGTGACCAGCtcatcaaaaccaaaatccagCTGGAAGCCAAAGTCAAGGAGGTGACTGAAAGGGctgaggatgaagaggaaaTTAATGCTGAGCTGACAGCCAAGAAGAGGAAACTGGAGGATGAATGTTCAGAGCTGAAGAAAGATATTGATGACCTTGAGCTAACACTGGCCaaggtggagaaggaaaaacacgCCACCGAAAACAAG GTGAAAAACCTGACGGAAGAGATGGCAGCCCTGGATGAGACCATCGCCAAGCtgacaaaagagaagaaagcccTCCAAGAGGCCCATCAGCAAACCCTGGATGACCTGCAGGCAGAAGAAGACAAAGTCAATACACTGACCAAGGCCAAGAccaagctggagcagcaagTGGACGAT CTGGAAGGGTCCCTGGAGCAAGAGAAGAAACTGCGCATGGACCTGGAGAGAGCTAAGAGGAAACTGGAAGGAGACCTGAAGCTGGCCCAGGACAGCATCATGGATTTGGAGAATGataagcagcagctggaggagaaactgaagaa GAAAGACTTTGAAATCAGCCAGATCCAGAGCAAAACTGAGGATGAACAAGCCCTGGGCATGCAACTTCAGAAGAAGATCAAGGAGCTGCAG GCCCGTattgaggagctggaggaggagattGAGGCAGAGCGAACCTCTCGCGCTAAAGCAGAGAAGCATCGGGCTGACCTGTcgagggagctggaggagatcAGCGAGCGCCTGGAAGAAGCAGGAGGGGCGACAGCAGCTCAGATCGATATGAACAAGAAGCGCGAGGCAGAATTCCAGAAGATGCGCCGTGACCTGGAAGAGGCCACGCTGCAGCACGAAGCCACGGCTGCCGCCCTGCGCAAGAAGCACGCGGACAGCACCgctgagctgggggagcagaTCGACAACCTGCAACGCGTGaagcagaagctggagaaggagaagagtgAGCTGAAGATGGAGATTGATGACTTGGCCAGCAACATGGAGTCTGTCTCCAAAGCCAAG GCAAATCTGGAGAAGATGTGCCGCACACTGGAAGATCAGCTGAGTGAGATTAAGACCAAGGAAGAAGAGCATCAGCGCATGATCAACGACCTCAATGCTCAAAGAGCTCGTCTGCAGACAGAGTCAG GTGAATATTCACGCCaggtggaggagaaggatgCTTTGATTTCTCAGCTGTCAAGGGGCAAACAGGCTTTCACCCAACAGATTGAGGAACTCAAGAGGCATCTGGAGGAAGAGATAAAG GCCAAGAACGCCCTGGCCCACGCCCTGCAGTCCGCTCGCCACGACTGTGACTTGCTCCGGGAACAAtatgaggaggagcaggaggccaAGGGGGAGCTGCAGCGTGCCATGTCCAAGGCCAACAGCGAAGTGGCCCAGTGGAGGACCAAATACGAGACGGACGCGATTCAGCGCACGGAGGAGCTCGAGGAGGCCAA GAAGAAGCTGGCACAGCGCCTGCAGGATGCAGAGGAACATGTTGAGGCTGTCAATGCCAAATGTGCCTCCctggaaaagacaaagcagaggctgcagaatgAAGTGGAGGACCTGATGATTGATGTGGAGAGATCCAATGCTGCCTGCGCTGCTCTGGATAAGAAGCAGAAGAACTTTGACAAG ATCCTGGCAGAATGGAAGCAGAAGTATGAGGAAACgcaggctgagctggaggcCTCGCAGAAGGAGTCGCGCTCTCTGAGCACGGAGCTGTTCAAGATGAAGAATGCCTATGAGGAGTCCTTGGACCACCTGGAAACAATGAAGCGGGAGAACAAGAACCTGCAGC AGGAGATTTCCGACCTCACGGAGCAGATTGCTGAGCAAGGAAAGGCAATTCATGAGCTGGAGAAAGTCAAGAAGCAGATTGAGCAGGAGAAATCTGAAatccaggctgctctggaggaggctgag GCCTCCCTGGAACATGAGGAGGGGAAGATCCTGCGCCTGCAGCTTGAGCTCAACCAAGTGAAGTCTGAGATTGACAGGAAGATAGCAGAGAAAGATGAGGAGATTGACCAGATGAAGAGAAACCACCTCAGAATTGTGGACTCCATGCAGAGCACACTGGATGCTGAGATCAGGAGCAGGAATGAAGCCCTGAGGCTGAAGAAGAAGATGGAGGGAGACCTGAATGAAATGGAGATCCAGCTGAGCCATGCCAACCGTGtggctgcagaggcacagaagAACCTGAGAAACACCCAGGCAGTGCTCAAG GACACTCAGATCCATCTGGATGATGCTCTCAGGACACAGGAGGACCTGAAGGAGCAGGTGGCCATGGTGGAGCGCAGGGCAAACCTGCTGCAGGCTGAAGTTGAGGAGCTGcgggcagccctggagcagacGGAGCGGTCGAGGAAATTGGCTGAGCAGGAGCTTCTGGATGCAACTGAACGTGCACAGCTCCTCCATACGCAG AACACAAGCTTGATCAACACCAAGAAGAAGCTGGAAACAGACATTGCCCAAATCCAGGGTGAAATGGAGGATACCATCCAGGAAGCCCGCAATGCTGAGGAGAAGGCCAAGAAGGCCATCACGGAT GCGGCCATGATGGCAGAAGAGCTGAAGAAGGAGCAGGACACCAGTGCCCACCTGGAGAGGATGAAGAAGAACCTGGACCAGACGGTGAAGGACCTGCAGCACCGTCTGGAAGAGGCCGAGCAGCTGGCActgaagggagggaagaagcagaTCCAGAAGCTGGAGGCCAGG GTGCgggagctggaaggggaggTTGATGCTGAGCAGAAGCGCAGCGCTGAAGCCGTGAAGGGTGTGCGCAAGTACGAGCGGAGGGTGAAGGAACTGACCTACCAG TCTGAGGAAGACAGGAAGAATGTCCTCAGGCTGCAGGATCTGGTGGACAAGCTGCAAATGAAAGTGAAATCCTACAAGAGACAAGCTGAGGAGGCT GAGGAGCTGTCCAACGTCAACCTGTCCAAGTTCCGCAAGATCCAGCACGAGCTGGAGGAAGCCGAGGAGCGGGCTGACATTGCAGAGTCACAGGTCAACAAGCTCCGAGTGAAGAGCCGGGAGTTCCACAGCAAGAAGATAGGAGAGGAAGAGTGA